The sequence tgGTGGAGGAGGCGGAGGCGGAGGCGGAGGTAAAGGTGGTGGGGGTGGTGGGggaggaggtggtggtggtggcagtGGCGGCATGGGAGGAGGCTGGGGTTGGGGctggggagggggagggggagggggaggtgGTGGTGGCGGTGGCGGAGGAGGAGGGGGAAATTGTTGGGGGTGGGGATGTTGGGATCATCCTCCAAAAGGCAACTAATCTTTGCATGCATGGCCTAACTTTTTATCACTTTCTTTTTACGTAAAGCCTGAAAGGCATTTTAAAGCTATTGTTTGGTTGTGCGAAACTAATTTCTATCACTTGCAATAAATTTTGTAACAGAAGAGTCTTGGAAGTTAAAGCTAGTTGATTGTTGTGGGAATTGATGATTTCATTAATTAATGGAATTATTGTCCACCTTTGTTGTTTAGTAGTAAGtgattatcaataaaaaaaagagttactCCTATATATGGGACATTTTAGTTTTAGTGCTTTTTATGGGCTGATTGTTTCTTCTATAAGACTATGGCTCGTACTCAAGTTAAGTTTGACACATTGAAGAGAAAGCCTCTTTGAACTTATATCATACAGATCAGTGCCAATTGTTGCCACAATTTATAAACAATATTACAATATAAATAACATATCAATTTATTCAAATGCAGTATAAATTTCGGTGCAggcataatttttagatattccaCCTTATTCTACGTATCAAACAATCTTGACggagtaaaaataaaaatgttgctAATTATCAAAGTATTGTCATAAATATGTGGAAGCAGATAAATATCTAAGCAACGCAATATGATGACTGTTGGatgaaatttctttcaagaaaatCTAAGCCCATACCCTAGATACCCCATATgaagataaaaatatatgaagaaattGGTTTTGGACTTGAATGAAGATCCTCTGGGGAGCCCAACCCAAATGCTTGTTTCAAGTTCCAAAAAATGAGCACCAAGTGGCCAAGTTTCCGTTCTAGTGGAAATATCTTCCCTATTGAAggcctttttttctttttcgtccCTGATCCTTGGGCTGATTAATAAGAAAAACAAACCAATATGGGTGGGCATACTATTTAGTAGGATGgtaaatatttttcagttaaatattttttggaatttgatattgctttgaattattttacttgatggTCTAtcgaaaaaaatagttttttcattttCACACGTAAAAGGTAAGATCTACGTGCACACCACCCTCCTAAGACCCCCACTGGTGAAATAAATTGGACTTATTGTAgctgatataaatattttttgaaaaataggcaattttcttattaatattttgatatttgatacATAATTAAAAACAATATCAGAGTATTTATATGTAATCTATACATAAGAAAACACTAGAGAGTTAGAACACTATGTAGGACAAGAATTAGCCACGTAGGCACCACATAGGgcatatgtgtctacttgttcaattttACAAGTTTAACTGTCTACTTGTTCACACCCAAAGTTGAAGGTTATAGATGTCATTTAAGACCAAGTTAAAGAGCATGATTATCTATTATGCCAAATTGAAATGAAACTTGTGACATTTGTTTTTAAATTTCCTTTTCCAACTAAGTAAATTACTTTTTAAGATTTTAACCAATCaacatggatcaaaagatattttccaaaaaatatttatctcCGTACCAAACACTCCATATGCTGTGCAGAGGGAAACAAAAAGGTTAAAAGAAGTGCATGGTCGTACTCCAAAGTCCTATATCCTTGTGAAGACTTTTTGGTGAAGAGTCTCATTGTTGTTTTTGGATCAATAGGTTTTGCAGAGCAGTGATTGTGATTCCTGTCCGGAATATGGCAGCGTTGTTTGAGTTTACACAAGGGATAGGATGAATCTCTCGTACTCTCTTCTCTAGTAATGCCAGTCATAATCGGTCGAGTCGATAAATGGAATTATTGAGTCAAGTGTGGTTAAATTTGCTCATTTATCAACTCAATTCATTTTGATTCGTTCAAATTCTGCATAATTTCTTATTTGCGAAATAAAGAACCGGTTACTAACTAGATTCCACCAAATATTGATCCAAGCACTTGGATCAAGAAATAGCAAAGACCAATAACTCAATTGGTCCCAGCCCTAAATCAAAACTTGGCAACAAAATTCTCTTCATATCACCAGTACTCCAATTTAGGCTGGAAATGATTGAGCCTTTGCAACAGGTAGTGAGGTAAAATCGCTTTAGACCGAGAGAGAACAAATTTGTAGACTCTATTCTTTAGGCTTATTAATTGATATGAGAAGCCAACAAATAAAAAAGCATTCATCAGAACaggaaaatataaatattgaaaaaaattgaatgtaATGTTTAGAaagttgaatttttgaaattcaaatggcACATAGCATGGCTTCTGGTGGTTTTTGAATTTGACATGTCAATATCATTGCGATAACAACAATGTGGTGACTGGTGAGTAAACAATTACTATAATACTTTGAACTTATATTAAGCCAATTTCTCAGTGGTAGATGATGAAATTTGTACCAGCTAGTAAACAGCCAAATAGCAAAGCGCAGAGGACGTCATGAATAGTAAATAACATTTTCCAAGCACTAGTAGCTGACATTGCAAATTGCATTAGTTTAGTATTTATTTGTTCAGGAAAACAAAACACACAACCAAGAGGTGGTTGGttttattaatatgaaaaatgatgcGTCTAAATCGCTAACAAATGACCGATTTTATTAGTAAACTGCAAAATTGAATAAATGAATATATGGTTCAGAGTTGGGATTAGACCAAACAATCGAGAAAATCAGTATAACTTGAGAGAAAGAGGACATGCTAATGGAAGATATCATCAAACACTTTATCTAAAAGATTAACTAAACTTGACAATacatcttctctttattttatttttttcgtcacgaaaagagattttaaaagtaccaaacatcaacatttaatttacttattattgatattttccaCTTATCACACTTCTTTCAAATTTAGCTAGGTGGCATGTACAATGATGCCTGTAGATAAAGAAATCATAATTGAATTGAGACCGTTTGGAGTAGCAGCAGGGAGGTAAAAACTTATCCACATCTGTTATCTACGTCAAATTAATATTCTTTATTATAATTAAGcaatttcatcaaataaaatatatattaattaaaaataattaattaaataagggGTTAGGTATGTGTTTTCCGTAGTAGGGATGCTGGCAAGCATTTTCATCCAACCTTTACAATAATAGTCTGTGGGTTGTAGGTAAGCATAGAAGGTAAAACTTTATGCTACTTTACAATTTTATGTCCCCTATATTCATGTTACATAAATTCGTCTGCATCTATAGATTAAATTATTAATAACGATGTCAGAATTTTTATTATGTTGATTAAGTGTTGATAAActtaaagaaagaaatttataTTGATTTCCTTTTGTCCTGCATTTCATTTTCTAAATGGGAATTAACCACTTAGCTAAATACTTTAACTTACTATAGAAGTTTGAAAAACAACTTTTGATAGTTTGGTACTATTtttttcatctcaaattatttgttgttatttttaaaaatagcccTGCTAAATTATTTACATTAGAAcgttcaaaataaaatttattatttgtttcCATTTTAATTACCTTTAGTAGTTATTGTTATTGACAACGACAAACACCTCTATTAATTACTATGAGTGTTATATATTATGATAGTTCAggtatcaataaataaaataattttcagaaAAACCTTCAAATTAAATGAAAATTATGACAGATAATTTGAGATGGACGAAGAGAGTATAATATTAATTTAGCCTACTactatcaataaataaaataattttcagaaAAACCTCTAAATTAAATGAAAATTACGACAGATAATTTGAGATGGACGGAAAgagtataatattattttattgagCTTATCAATTTACTGGAAACACCTACTCTTTAGAAAACAATATTCTGAACATTCACAGTCGCACTTATCATCACCTCCACTAATTACTCTAGATACGACCTAATCAATCATTGATTAGAGCTATATTTACATACACTAATGACATAGAAATTGTGAAAGTCAGAGTACAACCACTGTGACAAATGGCATGCGCTCTTTAATCAATTGTTGATTATGCATTCGCTAATCTCAATCAAATTACTCTCTACATCCCATTTTTACTTAGCTTGTCTATGATAGTATAGACACGTCCtataataaacaataaataaacgGATAATTTTAAGTTTGGCATCCTAAATCCAATTTGCTTCACTAATTATtaaactttagttttattttctattttatcttttttgggGGGGAAATGTGTCCTCCCTTCTTGAGTAGCTCAATTATATGTGTAAACGATCCTATATGCCACTGCTATATTAAATAGTGCGAGTATGATCACGTGATAAGTTGTGTGATCACATGTAAAGAAACCTGCCTAGAAATGTACGAGAAATGCTGCTGATAATAATTTGTAACCTAAGTAGATATGGGAGCTAGTGTCATCAGACGTTAAATAATacaaattaaaacccaaaattaAGGAACAATGTAAGTAAAACGTGCAAGTCTCCATTTTAAGTGAAggttcattttttttgtttttgacagcAAATTTTAGATGAAGGTTCTCATCTAGTAATTTACAAAAGTCCAAGTGACAATCTTAGATTGATGGGTTACGTTCAAACTTCAAAGTGTGATCACGAGAAGtatacattatttaatttttgcttATATATGGTATGATTTTAACACATAATTAGGTGTGATGATATaccttttaattatataaaaaacttAGATTGTCAATTTGTCCCACTAGAGATAACGGTGTAGCCAATTCCTTTTATACATTCTAATTTTGATAGGCAAAATTATCTGATATAGATTGTTAGTAAATGATGATGACAAATATTCGGTGAAATTAGTGGATTAGATCGCCTCGCCACTTCAATTTCGAAACACCTCAACCATGTATCCCAAATGAGGAAGGAAGTGATCAAATATTAggaagaaaaatgaataaaaggaaagaataaaaTAGGAGAGGGAGAGGGTAATGTCCATGTCAAAGAGTGGTAAATGCAAGAGCGTGAAGTGAAACCATAGTAAAACTAGGAAGGCGCGCCCCTCTCCTCTTCCCACAGCACAGTACAGTCACAGTCCATGCAGACTCTATTTCTTCTACTTTCTACACGAAAAGCTTGTGATTCCTTTCCTCCACCAAAAGCTACTTCTAAAAAGTAAGATACTCCCTTTTCCAGCTGTGTCCGTAGAGTTAGAATTTTCATTAACGAATTTAAACTGTAAAAAGTAAAtatacaaaaaagataaaaagggcTAACATTTACTATTTAtacgtaaaaaataattttaatcatatataaagaTGATTATTTTCGGTCGAAGGGATTTGAATGAACTCCCTCGACTCTTGCTAGCTCTGCCTCTGCCTTTCAAGTTGTAAAATATTTTCTCCGTTAAATTTGTTTGtcgacaaaaaaaaatttaattgataaaaaaGCATTTTTGAATCTTACATAAATATAAAGTACGTTTTAATGTATCAAACTGTtctttaatattgtgaatttaaGCATATCATGTAGAAAATTAGAGTTAAAAAAGaattgataaagaaaaaaagagatttttcTAAATGAACaagtaaaacaaataaatttgAAATGGAGGGCGTTTATGTTATCGGTCACATCGAAATTCTTGTATGGAATTTGTTTTTGAGCCCTTCCCACCTTAACCATGTGTCTTTGAATTCTCTAAATCTTTGTCCAAATAGTATGGTGTGGACCACAACAAGATTTATCATGGCCACCCAAAATGTCATTAATctctttgatttgatttttccatttgcttatataaaaaaaaattgtgaactACTTGTAAAAAAAGAACAAGAGTATGAAATAGTACAAACTTAAGAAACATAAAATTCTCCAGTACTAGTATTGCAAAACCAATGCAGTAGGTTGAAACGTTCCTAAAAGGCTCATATACTCCTCACTAAACACAATTTGAATTTTACCCCGATTACCAAATCATTCCTAAAAGGCTTACCAAACCATGCCTAAAAGGCTCATATACTTCTCACTTTTCAACGGCCTGCTTACTAAAGGTTGAAACGTTCCAACTGCACTTGTCATCTAATTTTTTCCCTCCTATTTTTTGCACaataatacaaaaacaacaataaagaaTAACAACAAGACTGCACATATGCAATAAGaagctttttctcttttttttttagaacaaaaaaaaataagaagagccTTTTCTTTTACTACTACTTTTTTTTCTGGGAATTTTATCTGGGAAAGTACATTAAAGACTACTCGTCCGTTACACTAAACTTTGAAACCTACCTTCACCAAATCATGGGTCCATGTTAGGAATGTACAATCTAAAACCGGGCCTAACTCTCTTACTAAACCGGCTCTGTTTTTTACCCTCTGTTACCTTAACTCCGGTTCAACTTTTTTCATCTAAAATTCCTTCCTTtcctaactaaaaataaaattcccTACACTGCAAGCACACCATCTTTTaggtaaaaattaattaaaatgtctTCAAAAAATCTGAACCGGCTGAGCTAAACCGCTTTCCTCTGATTCCTTCTTCCTCCGCATCTCCAAAACTTTCCGGTGATTGTTCGAGTGCAACTCGCTGGAAAAAGTCGGGCTGCATGCCGGACGGTACTCCGGTAGAAGCCGACCGGACTTGAACCGGACCCCACAAGCGTTACAAAGCGTTTTTGCACCCATTGGACCGGCTCGCCACTGTGGGGTTTTCTGAACCCCACAATGGCTGCACCGCCGTGGCTGCTGAGGTACACTTCCACCATGAACCGCCGGTTTCTTCTTCAGTTTCTTAGTAAGCCGTTTACCTGGTGACTCGGCGGAATATACCGGAGTCGGATAAAGGACCCAAGCAGCAGTAGGAGATGACGACATGGTTGTGGTGGAGGAAGACGaagttgaagaagaagatgacTCGGTCAATGAACCTGAACCGGATGGCCAAACTCGGACGCTTGTCCTCCCACGCTTGGTTCTAGCCTTGGTCTGAACCGGAGTCTCAAAACACTTCTCTTGAACCGGGTTTTCTCCGACGCCAGACTGTTTCTCGACCGGCAATTTTCCGGCGGGATAAGCATTTGAGTAGCCAGAAAATGAGTCTTCAACAAAATGAGACAGCCATTCAAGGCTATCCAAGTCATCCTCCTGTACCCCAAAAATACGCTCTTTAACCTTCACAGTTTAAGAACTTGAATAAAAAGtgtttcttttctcaaaaagaaccaAACTTTACCACAAGAGGGATTGACTGGAATGGCAAACACTGTCCCCCTTCAACCTTAAGGTTATCGGTTCGAGTCACTAGAGAAGCAAAAACAGCAAATTGAAACAGGGGTTGGGAGGACTTACAGGAACACTGATTTCACTAACAGGAAGAGAAGCAAAATCTTCTTTAACGGGAACAGAAATGGTGTCAACAGCTTCTGGTTTTTTCTGAGGCGAAACAGGGCAAAGTTTGTGAACAGAGTTATCTTCTCCCccttgttgtttttcttcttcttcttcttcttcttctccttcgcCTTCAGCAAAGCCATTGGAGAGGTCAAGCAGACCATCAACAAAGAAGTCGTCGCCGGAGACACCATTTTGACCGGCGCCGGCAGCAGAAAACTCATCCCCATAACCCATGTTTTGGGTCATTTTCAACTGTGTCTCAGGCATAAAACTGCTTTTCAGAGCCCCTAACACATAGTCCATTTCCTAATAAACAGTTACACAAAAACAAATTCACaagaagaaacacaaaaaaagattgaaactttaaagaagaaaaagaaattaaagtacCTGTACAGAAGAAGAATGAGATATAGAGGTGTtaaagaggaggaggaagaggtgGATGAGGAGATAGGGAAGAATTAATTTTGCAATCTTCCTTAAAACTtgtcttaaatatttttttcttccaaaaccaaaaccccccactttgtccttttattttcctttgtacTTTCTCTGTGTGGAGGGATTTCTTTTGAATACTATATACTGACTACTTATGAATGATTTTCTGACTCTCTAAGATTTTACTAAACTGGCTTATTTTGTAATATTACACATAATCACATATTACATGTTAAGCTAGTGTttgatcaaaaattaaaaaaaaaaaatagatttagatgAAATTTAGATGGAAGgtttaaaatatatgcataacttTAGAAcatactttattttttacaaaattttctaTTGTACCAACATTACTTACTTTCTAATCCCAAATTACGCACACCCTTCTTGATGGCATTCATAACTCAGAAGTCtgtctcataaatcataatactCTATATagataaatttacaaaattattatttttatcataaattgGATAATACACTATTCTACAagcataataattataaaaaaaaaattaaatggttaATAATTCGAATATTTAGCTActgaaaatcatcaaaattataattaattacgAAGATTTATTAGTGTAGAAAATAAGTTAATAACTAATAACAACAATGGGAAATAAAAGACCTCATATATTGGcaaaaaatttcaaacttgaaGAGAAATTTATAAACTACGAGTAAATATTAATGTAGAAGAAAAACAACATCACATATTTACACGATTTTATaaatctaataaaaaaattatactaatcaAGCAAACTAAATATAAAGAAGTCTACGAGACTCTTATTAAACAATGAAGTCGggggtaaattttaaaattttaaatgaaatcaATAGTAATATTTTGACCCAAATACTTCTTTGAAGCAGGTTTGGGGATTTAAAAACCTAGTAATTTATGACCAAATAAATAGTAggtcaaagaaaaattaaaaaggataatgctaaatggccataaaaactTGGCCTAAATTTGGTCACAATAATTAAAAGATTATATTACTCTT comes from Capsicum annuum cultivar UCD-10X-F1 chromosome 2, UCD10Xv1.1, whole genome shotgun sequence and encodes:
- the LOC107859915 gene encoding GATA transcription factor 5, which encodes MDYVLGALKSSFMPETQLKMTQNMGYGDEFSAAGAGQNGVSGDDFFVDGLLDLSNGFAEGEGEEEEEEEEKQQGGEDNSVHKLCPVSPQKKPEAVDTISVPVKEDFASLPVSEISVPEDDLDSLEWLSHFVEDSFSGYSNAYPAGKLPVEKQSGVGENPVQEKCFETPVQTKARTKRGRTSVRVWPSGSGSLTESSSSSTSSSSTTTMSSSPTAAWVLYPTPVYSAESPGKRLTKKLKKKPAVHGGSVPQQPRRCSHCGVQKTPQWRAGPMGAKTLCNACGVRFKSGRLLPEYRPACSPTFSSELHSNNHRKVLEMRRKKESEESGLAQPVQIF